From Qingrenia yutianensis, the proteins below share one genomic window:
- the hprK gene encoding HPr(Ser) kinase/phosphatase — protein MHNSNFNVTLGEIVDEFKLKEVNKTENMRDVLVCNNEVNRCGLALAGYFDHFEHTRLQIIGHVEATYINTISDGQKREVFEKMFSLKIPAIILSNGIELPQSIIELSEKHNIPVLSSTLSTSRFTSALIAYLNVMLAERETRHGVLVEVYGEGILLLADSGVGKSETAIELVKRGHRLVADDAVEIKKVSDKSLVGSAPEIIRHFIELRGIGIIDVKQIFGMGAVKDTEKIDMVIHLENWQQHKQYDRLGLTTEYTNILGIDIPSVTIPVKPGRNLAVIVEVAAMNNRQHKMGYNAAQALNERILGNTNAKNSL, from the coding sequence ATGCACAATTCCAATTTTAACGTAACGCTCGGTGAAATAGTGGACGAGTTTAAATTAAAAGAAGTTAACAAAACCGAGAATATGCGCGATGTTTTGGTGTGTAACAATGAGGTGAACAGGTGCGGTCTTGCGCTTGCGGGATATTTTGACCATTTTGAGCATACTCGGCTTCAGATAATCGGTCACGTTGAGGCGACGTATATAAATACAATTTCGGACGGGCAGAAAAGGGAAGTTTTTGAAAAAATGTTTTCGCTGAAAATCCCCGCGATTATTCTGTCAAACGGAATTGAACTTCCGCAGAGCATTATAGAACTTTCGGAAAAACACAACATTCCCGTGCTTTCGTCAACGCTTTCAACCTCGCGTTTTACAAGCGCACTTATTGCATATCTTAACGTTATGCTTGCAGAGCGCGAAACGCGCCACGGCGTTCTTGTTGAGGTTTACGGCGAAGGCATACTTCTTTTGGCGGACAGCGGTGTGGGAAAAAGCGAAACGGCAATAGAGCTTGTAAAGCGCGGACACCGCCTTGTTGCGGACGACGCGGTGGAAATTAAAAAGGTTTCGGACAAGTCGCTCGTCGGCAGTGCGCCCGAAATCATAAGGCATTTTATCGAGCTTCGCGGCATAGGAATAATTGACGTTAAGCAGATATTTGGTATGGGAGCTGTTAAAGATACCGAAAAAATAGATATGGTTATTCATCTTGAAAACTGGCAGCAGCACAAGCAGTACGACAGGCTCGGTCTTACTACGGAATACACAAATATTCTCGGCATAGACATTCCGTCGGTGACAATCCCCGTTAAACCGGGGCGTAACCTTGCGGTTATAGTTGAGGTTGCGGCTATGAACAACCGTCAGCACAAAATGGGCTACAACGCCGCACAGGCGCTTAACGAGAGAATACTCGGCAATACAAACGCTAAAAACAGCTTATAA
- the holA gene encoding DNA polymerase III subunit delta, which yields MKQFREEISSGRLKSIYVLYGEEDYLKDHYTKMIKQCVTKEDGEDFNVLRINGKFDIEGFEMFLSSPPIFNDKKVCIVKNSGVLSKVNEEEKQRIITALENIAPGVTVVFSENSIDKRSALYKFITRQNGGVYEFKYQKEVDLRNWVKRHLQEEKMSMSDEDITYFLNSADKGMYGILSEITKLINYKRYEGIITKADVDALTCKSVENRVFEMLNKLYSGDMQSVYKMLDDLKTLKTEPVMLVSLIFGEYSKIRKVKLFCEEMPQNEALAKAGIRFYGNEYVKKAKATSLKTLDKIISMCRECDYEIKSGASDKWLAMRKLISNSHNANIRI from the coding sequence ATGAAGCAGTTTAGAGAAGAAATTTCAAGCGGACGGCTTAAAAGTATATATGTTCTTTACGGTGAAGAGGATTATCTCAAAGACCATTACACGAAAATGATAAAACAATGCGTCACAAAAGAAGACGGCGAAGATTTTAACGTTTTACGCATAAACGGCAAATTTGACATTGAGGGATTTGAGATGTTTCTGTCGTCGCCGCCTATTTTTAACGACAAAAAAGTTTGTATCGTGAAAAACAGCGGTGTTCTTTCAAAGGTGAACGAGGAGGAAAAACAGCGGATTATCACCGCGCTTGAAAATATTGCGCCGGGCGTAACGGTTGTTTTTTCGGAAAATTCCATCGACAAACGAAGTGCGCTGTATAAGTTTATAACAAGGCAAAACGGCGGTGTTTATGAGTTTAAATACCAAAAAGAAGTTGATTTGCGCAACTGGGTGAAAAGGCATTTGCAGGAGGAAAAAATGTCTATGTCCGATGAGGATATAACGTATTTTTTAAATTCCGCCGACAAGGGTATGTACGGAATTTTGTCCGAGATTACAAAGCTTATAAATTACAAGCGCTATGAGGGTATCATAACAAAAGCCGACGTTGACGCGCTCACCTGCAAAAGTGTTGAAAACCGTGTTTTTGAAATGCTAAACAAGCTTTATTCGGGCGATATGCAGTCAGTTTACAAAATGCTTGACGATTTAAAAACGCTCAAGACCGAGCCTGTTATGCTTGTGTCGCTGATATTCGGCGAATACTCAAAAATCCGAAAGGTAAAGCTTTTTTGCGAAGAAATGCCTCAAAATGAGGCGCTCGCAAAGGCGGGAATACGCTTTTACGGAAACGAATATGTTAAAAAGGCAAAGGCAACGTCTTTAAAGACGCTGGATAAAATTATTTCTATGTGCCGTGAGTGCGACTATGAAATAAAGAGCGGAGCGTCGGACAAATGGCTGGCAATGCGAAAGCTTATATCAAATTCACACAATGCGAATATCCGCATATAA
- a CDS encoding gluconeogenesis factor YvcK family protein: protein MEITDNIKKYASNCNVVAIGGGTGISTMLRGIKKYFENLTAIITVADDGGGSGMIREDLNMLPPGDVRNCIMALADTEPIMEKLLNYRFESGRLKGQSFGNLFLAAMCGISDGSFEKAVNKFSDVLAVKGRVLPVSEENINLGARLSDGSVVLGESSIPSTAIHKGAKIDELFLTPAHAKPLYECIQSIYNADYIILGPGSLYTSVIPNLLVDGIAEAAEKSNAKVVYVCNIMTQPGETDGFSAFDHVDAIYKHTKSRFIDCCIVNDEPLNDFLTAKYRLTHSFRVLSDDYKFYKNNIKLIKKNLLDVANNVVRHNYSVLADTLACLFYQTANGGDIDEI from the coding sequence ATGGAAATAACCGATAATATAAAAAAGTACGCCTCAAATTGCAATGTTGTTGCAATAGGCGGAGGTACGGGCATTTCAACAATGCTTCGCGGAATTAAAAAATATTTTGAAAATCTGACGGCGATAATCACGGTTGCCGACGACGGCGGCGGTTCGGGTATGATAAGGGAGGATCTTAATATGCTCCCTCCGGGCGACGTGCGCAACTGCATTATGGCGCTTGCCGACACCGAACCTATTATGGAAAAGCTTTTGAATTACCGTTTTGAGTCGGGCAGACTTAAAGGTCAAAGCTTCGGAAATCTGTTTCTTGCCGCAATGTGCGGAATTTCTGACGGAAGTTTTGAGAAGGCGGTAAACAAGTTTTCTGATGTTTTGGCGGTAAAGGGCAGAGTTTTGCCCGTGTCGGAGGAAAATATAAATCTCGGCGCGCGTCTTTCGGACGGCAGTGTTGTGCTGGGCGAATCGTCAATTCCGTCAACCGCAATACATAAAGGCGCAAAAATTGATGAGCTTTTCTTAACTCCGGCGCACGCAAAACCGCTTTACGAGTGCATACAGAGCATTTATAATGCCGATTACATAATTTTAGGTCCCGGGAGTCTTTACACCAGTGTTATACCGAACCTTTTGGTGGACGGAATTGCCGAGGCGGCGGAAAAAAGCAATGCAAAGGTTGTTTATGTATGCAACATTATGACACAGCCGGGCGAAACGGACGGTTTTTCGGCTTTTGACCACGTGGACGCGATATATAAGCACACAAAGAGCCGTTTTATTGATTGCTGCATTGTAAACGACGAACCGCTCAACGATTTTCTGACGGCAAAGTACCGTCTTACACATTCGTTCAGGGTTTTGTCCGACGATTATAAATTTTACAAGAACAATATCAAGCTGATAAAGAAAAATCTGCTTGACGTTGCAAACAACGTTGTAAGGCACAATTACAGCGTTCTTGCCGACACGCTTGCGTGTTTGTTTTATCAAACAGCAAACGGCGGAGATATTGATGAAATATAG
- the whiA gene encoding DNA-binding protein WhiA, which translates to MSFSSDVKKEALGAKISKNCCQKAFFLACFAFGGRILGAENGRKLIIGTDNQELAKIISGTAKRLFDVKCEIREGVKNKSTFYDVTVLGEEEIIKILRALSLAENSSKKLINVRISDEFMKKSCCRKAFIKGAFLMCGTIIAPEKRYHLEFVTSHCVLSEDFYKLLRSENLNAKRIMRKSNYVLYFKQSDDIADILGICGSVSHLMEFHNIRILKDMRNNVNRIVNCENANMDKTLDAAFKQRKCIELLKASGALESLSPALKEIAELRLENTDLSLSELGKLVTPNLTRSGVNHRLKKLCDIAEKLKNEKDG; encoded by the coding sequence ATGTCGTTTTCATCTGATGTGAAAAAAGAGGCGCTGGGCGCAAAAATATCAAAAAACTGCTGTCAGAAAGCGTTTTTTCTTGCTTGTTTTGCGTTCGGCGGACGGATTTTAGGTGCGGAAAACGGCAGAAAACTTATTATAGGCACGGATAACCAGGAGCTTGCAAAAATAATTTCGGGTACGGCAAAACGTCTTTTTGACGTTAAATGTGAAATTCGCGAGGGTGTGAAAAACAAAAGCACATTTTATGATGTGACGGTTTTAGGCGAAGAAGAAATAATAAAAATTCTGCGCGCGCTTTCTTTGGCGGAAAACAGCTCAAAAAAGCTTATAAATGTGCGAATAAGCGACGAATTTATGAAAAAAAGCTGCTGCAGAAAAGCGTTTATAAAAGGCGCTTTTTTGATGTGCGGAACAATTATCGCGCCTGAAAAAAGGTATCATCTCGAATTTGTGACGTCTCACTGTGTTTTGAGCGAGGATTTTTACAAGCTTCTGCGTTCGGAAAATCTAAACGCAAAGAGAATTATGCGAAAATCGAACTATGTTCTGTATTTTAAACAAAGCGACGATATTGCCGATATTTTGGGTATTTGCGGAAGTGTTTCGCATCTTATGGAATTTCATAATATACGCATTTTAAAGGATATGCGCAACAACGTAAACCGCATTGTAAACTGCGAAAATGCTAATATGGACAAGACGCTCGACGCGGCGTTCAAACAGCGTAAGTGTATTGAACTTTTAAAGGCGAGCGGTGCGCTTGAGTCGCTTTCGCCCGCGCTTAAAGAAATTGCCGAATTAAGGCTCGAAAATACCGATTTAAGTTTGAGCGAGCTGGGAAAGCTTGTAACGCCGAATTTAACGCGTTCGGGAGTTAACCACAGGCTTAAAAAGCTTTGCGATATTGCGGAGAAACTAAAGAACGAAAAGGACGGATAA
- the rapZ gene encoding RNase adapter RapZ translates to MKFVLITGMSGAGKSIAANCMEDMGYYCVDNLPSELLSKFAEICYQSDSKFDKVAFVIDARNQRNSDDILNEVEVFECHGNKVEILFLDASDETIVKRYKETRRAHPLADGGRIIEGIEKEREILAHLKDRATYVVDTSRLLTRELKENLTELFSGEKRENSLAVNVLSFGFKYGIPNDADLVFDVRFLPNPYYIPELREKTGLDKDIRDYVNSFPQTKEFAKKLDDMIAFLLPLFIEEGKTQLVIAIGCTGGKHRSVTLASHVYKTVVNLGYKAKITHRDISKGK, encoded by the coding sequence GTGAAATTCGTATTGATAACGGGAATGTCGGGTGCAGGAAAGAGTATCGCGGCGAACTGTATGGAGGATATGGGATATTACTGCGTTGATAATCTTCCGAGCGAGCTTTTGTCCAAATTTGCCGAAATCTGTTATCAGTCGGATTCCAAGTTTGACAAGGTTGCGTTTGTTATCGACGCGAGAAATCAGCGCAATTCCGACGATATTTTAAACGAAGTCGAAGTTTTTGAATGTCACGGAAACAAGGTTGAAATTCTGTTTCTTGACGCAAGCGATGAAACAATCGTAAAACGTTATAAAGAAACGCGCCGTGCACATCCTCTTGCGGACGGCGGAAGAATTATCGAAGGAATTGAAAAAGAGCGCGAAATTCTGGCGCATTTGAAGGACAGAGCAACCTATGTTGTCGATACGTCGCGTCTTTTGACGCGTGAGTTAAAAGAAAACTTAACCGAGCTTTTCAGCGGTGAAAAAAGGGAAAATTCTCTTGCGGTCAACGTTTTGTCGTTCGGGTTTAAATACGGTATTCCGAACGACGCCGACCTTGTTTTTGACGTGCGTTTTCTGCCAAATCCTTATTATATTCCCGAACTGCGCGAAAAAACGGGTCTTGACAAGGATATACGCGACTATGTAAATTCGTTTCCGCAAACGAAAGAATTTGCGAAAAAGCTTGACGATATGATTGCATTTCTTCTCCCTCTTTTTATTGAGGAGGGAAAAACTCAGCTTGTTATCGCGATAGGCTGTACGGGCGGAAAACACCGCTCGGTAACGCTTGCGTCGCACGTATACAAAACGGTTGTGAATTTGGGATATAAGGCAAAAATCACCCACAGAGATATATCAAAGGGAAAATAA
- a CDS encoding metallophosphoesterase codes for MSILTISDLHLALGIDKPMDIFGDGWKNYMERLKENWNLTVSDSDTVVIGGDISWATYLDEVYRDFEYIENLKGKKIILKGNHDYWWESITKLTGYVEKNGFNSISFLHNSAVMVENKAICGTRGWIDKSNDNFKEDDLKIYNREIMRLDMSLCEADKFSPEEKIAFLHYPPVTKDLEINEDYLAVLKKHGVKRCFYGHIHSKASKKAAEGTFDGIDFKLVSADYMGFMPYKLS; via the coding sequence GTGAGCATACTAACAATATCGGATTTGCACCTTGCGCTCGGCATCGACAAGCCTATGGACATTTTCGGCGACGGCTGGAAAAACTATATGGAGCGCCTTAAAGAAAACTGGAATTTGACCGTTTCAGACAGCGATACCGTGGTTATCGGAGGCGATATTTCGTGGGCGACCTATCTTGACGAGGTTTACAGAGATTTTGAATATATAGAAAATTTAAAGGGCAAAAAAATCATTTTAAAAGGAAATCACGATTATTGGTGGGAAAGTATAACAAAGCTTACGGGATATGTTGAAAAAAACGGTTTTAACTCAATATCATTTTTGCACAACAGCGCGGTTATGGTTGAAAACAAGGCAATCTGCGGTACACGGGGCTGGATTGACAAGTCGAACGACAATTTTAAAGAAGACGACTTAAAAATTTACAACCGCGAAATTATGCGCCTTGATATGTCGCTTTGCGAAGCGGATAAATTCAGTCCCGAAGAAAAAATCGCATTTCTGCACTATCCGCCCGTAACAAAAGACCTTGAAATCAACGAAGATTATCTTGCCGTTTTAAAAAAGCACGGCGTTAAACGGTGCTTTTACGGACACATTCATTCAAAAGCGTCAAAAAAAGCGGCCGAGGGCACGTTTGACGGCATTGATTTTAAGCTTGTTTCGGCTGATTATATGGGTTTTATGCCCTACAAATTATCATAA
- the murB gene encoding UDP-N-acetylmuramate dehydrogenase has translation MIYDSLKEIFGEKRVLKDEPMKNHTSFKIGGEASFVVLPESTDEIISAVNCAREYDYPVFVIGNGSNLLVDGKGLFGVVIKLGANFSGISVNGETIEAYSGAYLSKIANEAQKNSLGGFEFASGIPGTLGGAVKMNAGAYGGEMKDVVIKTVYLDKNLNLCEKTGGEQMFAYRTSAFCDDDIIIKSYIKLNRKNADEIRAEMLDLNARRKEKQPLNYPSAGSTFKRPEGYFAAKLIDDCGLRGKSIGGAHVSDKHCGFIVNYDNASFDDVINLIDFVKKTVYEKTGVMLCEEVKILKNKD, from the coding sequence GTGATATATGACAGCCTGAAAGAAATTTTCGGCGAAAAAAGAGTTTTAAAAGACGAACCGATGAAAAATCACACTTCTTTCAAAATCGGCGGTGAGGCAAGCTTTGTTGTGCTTCCCGAAAGTACGGACGAAATAATTTCGGCGGTGAATTGTGCGAGAGAATATGACTATCCCGTTTTTGTAATCGGCAACGGCTCAAATCTTTTGGTTGACGGCAAAGGACTTTTCGGAGTTGTAATAAAGCTTGGCGCAAACTTTTCGGGCATTTCGGTAAACGGTGAAACAATCGAGGCATATTCGGGTGCGTATCTTTCAAAAATTGCAAACGAGGCGCAAAAAAACAGTCTCGGCGGATTTGAATTTGCGTCGGGTATACCCGGCACTCTCGGCGGTGCAGTGAAGATGAACGCCGGCGCGTACGGCGGTGAGATGAAAGATGTAGTTATAAAAACCGTGTATCTTGACAAAAACCTCAATTTGTGCGAAAAAACGGGCGGTGAGCAAATGTTTGCATACCGCACGAGCGCATTTTGCGATGATGATATAATTATAAAATCGTATATAAAATTAAACCGCAAAAATGCGGACGAAATAAGGGCAGAAATGCTTGATTTAAACGCTCGGCGCAAAGAAAAACAACCGCTTAACTACCCGAGCGCAGGAAGTACATTTAAACGTCCCGAGGGATATTTTGCGGCAAAACTTATTGACGACTGCGGACTGCGCGGAAAAAGCATAGGCGGTGCGCACGTTTCGGATAAGCACTGCGGATTTATTGTAAACTACGATAATGCAAGTTTTGACGACGTTATAAACCTTATAGATTTTGTTAAAAAGACGGTTTACGAAAAAACAGGCGTTATGCTGTGCGAAGAAGTGAAAATTTTGAAAAACAAAGACTAA
- the rpmB gene encoding 50S ribosomal protein L28 yields MAKCEICGKATTFGIKVSHSHRRANRTWKANVRKVRALVNGTPKRVNVCSRCLRSNKVVRAV; encoded by the coding sequence ATGGCAAAATGCGAAATTTGCGGCAAAGCTACTACATTCGGAATTAAGGTAAGCCACTCGCACAGACGTGCTAACAGAACTTGGAAAGCTAACGTAAGAAAGGTTCGTGCACTCGTTAACGGCACACCGAAGAGGGTGAATGTATGCTCGAGATGCCTTCGTTCAAACAAGGTTGTACGTGCTGTCTAA
- a CDS encoding DNA internalization-related competence protein ComEC/Rec2, translating to MRNVFYLSVASFALGMISASDTFPKNMIIALCVLYSAFLVYKTAYSRKFKYGIAVVFLAVGFMSYSGIYNYKISGVKDFCDKNCDVYATVLSSDYGTNSVKYTAKLTKINSENKNLKIMFYAPKGTKFYRGDEVVLRGVTPEIPKNMKNFDYNSYLKAKGVFLTVFAPREKIEVTKEGRGFLRFFGILRDRIIENNNKNLDGELAGVVNAITTGDKSGLSGNIKRVFSTSGVSHLLAISGLHLTILVSLIGAFLNDEFYIVKRFVKPIFSIVTTFFIMLITGMGYSVMRAGIMLLIMNFSLLSGRGRNSVNSLMIAGTVIIFLNPYAVFDVGFELSFFATLGIVLFSTKICEFLVRFLRIKWLCGSIAVTVSAQVFTLPLIVLYYGNIGIYSIVANIVIVPVFTILLLVSMIFCLVSLMPLPGFVTMLFTGNIFVYEKLSYIIARFISRLPFASIPVTGFSFAIMLIFAVSLYGLYKIYKNGMYKPVCVALSAVCLAGIFYVNYDGRDLRVNFVDVGQGACSHIKTPGGENILIDCGVSKYYSNDDIARSTVEPYFNKNGVTHIDYAILSHYHDDHFSGLISLMNDGLIDCIVLPRNRSADDEEDYQNIRNTAIMNDVDIKYFSRGNEIYPDGENGGVKIYAISPSVTDDWKQNSESLVLKLTYKGTGFLFTGDIENDVMKTLKSDEITADVIQSPHHGSKSSDDKDFYKNTSADCSVISVGKDNSYKHPHKEHLDALSENGIKVFRTDECRTIHFKVDGKGNIKYKTDGGLQ from the coding sequence ATGAGAAACGTTTTTTATTTGTCGGTTGCATCGTTCGCCCTCGGGATGATTTCCGCGTCCGACACTTTTCCGAAAAATATGATTATTGCGCTCTGCGTTTTGTATTCCGCGTTTTTGGTTTACAAAACCGCATACAGCAGAAAATTCAAATACGGCATCGCAGTTGTTTTTTTAGCGGTCGGGTTTATGTCATATTCGGGCATTTACAATTACAAAATCTCGGGCGTTAAAGATTTTTGCGATAAAAATTGTGACGTTTACGCGACGGTTTTAAGCAGTGATTACGGCACAAACAGTGTTAAGTATACCGCAAAACTCACAAAAATAAACTCGGAAAACAAAAATTTAAAAATTATGTTTTATGCACCGAAAGGCACAAAGTTTTACCGCGGTGATGAGGTTGTTCTGCGCGGTGTTACGCCCGAAATTCCGAAAAATATGAAAAATTTCGACTATAATTCTTATCTTAAGGCAAAAGGTGTTTTTCTGACAGTTTTTGCACCGCGTGAAAAAATTGAAGTTACAAAAGAGGGCAGGGGATTTCTGCGCTTTTTCGGCATTTTGCGTGACAGAATAATTGAAAACAACAATAAAAACCTCGACGGCGAGCTTGCAGGTGTTGTGAACGCTATTACGACGGGTGATAAATCGGGTCTTTCGGGCAACATCAAGCGTGTGTTTTCAACGTCGGGAGTGTCGCATCTTCTTGCAATATCGGGACTTCATCTGACAATTCTCGTTTCGCTTATCGGCGCGTTTTTAAACGACGAATTTTACATTGTAAAACGCTTTGTAAAGCCGATTTTTTCTATTGTCACCACGTTTTTTATTATGCTGATAACGGGTATGGGATATTCTGTTATGCGCGCCGGAATAATGCTTTTGATTATGAATTTTTCGCTTCTTTCCGGGCGCGGACGAAACAGCGTAAACTCGCTTATGATTGCAGGCACGGTGATAATTTTTTTAAACCCGTACGCGGTGTTTGACGTCGGATTTGAACTTTCGTTTTTTGCAACTCTCGGCATAGTTTTGTTCAGTACAAAAATATGTGAATTTCTCGTGCGTTTTCTGCGCATAAAATGGCTGTGCGGCAGCATTGCGGTAACTGTTTCCGCGCAGGTTTTCACATTGCCTCTCATTGTGCTTTACTACGGCAATATCGGAATTTATTCAATCGTTGCAAACATTGTTATTGTGCCGGTTTTCACGATTCTTCTGCTTGTGTCAATGATTTTCTGCCTTGTGTCGCTTATGCCTTTGCCGGGCTTTGTAACAATGCTTTTTACGGGAAATATTTTTGTTTACGAAAAACTTTCATATATCATTGCAAGGTTTATTTCACGGCTGCCGTTTGCGTCAATCCCCGTGACGGGCTTCAGCTTTGCAATTATGCTGATTTTTGCGGTGTCGCTGTACGGACTTTACAAAATCTATAAAAACGGAATGTATAAGCCTGTGTGCGTTGCGCTTTCAGCCGTTTGCCTTGCCGGAATTTTTTATGTAAATTATGACGGGCGCGACTTGAGGGTTAATTTTGTCGATGTCGGACAGGGCGCGTGCAGTCACATAAAAACGCCGGGCGGTGAGAATATTTTAATCGACTGCGGTGTGAGCAAGTATTATTCAAATGACGACATAGCGCGAAGTACGGTTGAGCCGTATTTCAACAAAAACGGTGTTACGCATATCGACTATGCCATACTTTCGCACTATCACGACGACCATTTTTCGGGACTCATTTCGCTTATGAACGACGGACTTATCGACTGCATTGTTCTGCCGAGAAACCGAAGTGCCGACGATGAGGAGGACTATCAAAACATACGAAACACGGCAATAATGAATGACGTTGACATAAAATATTTTTCGCGCGGAAATGAAATTTATCCCGACGGCGAAAACGGCGGTGTAAAAATTTATGCAATTTCTCCGTCCGTCACCGATGATTGGAAACAAAACAGCGAATCGCTGGTTTTAAAACTTACATACAAGGGAACGGGATTTTTGTTCACTGGTGACATTGAAAACGACGTTATGAAAACGCTTAAATCGGACGAAATTACTGCTGATGTGATACAGTCGCCGCACCACGGTTCAAAAAGCTCGGACGATAAGGATTTTTATAAAAACACAAGCGCCGACTGCTCAGTTATAAGCGTCGGCAAGGATAATTCATACAAGCACCCTCACAAGGAACATCTTGACGCGCTCAGCGAAAACGGTATCAAAGTTTTTCGCACCGATGAGTGCAGGACAATACATTTTAAGGTTGACGGAAAGGGAAATATAAAATACAAGACGGACGGGGGATTGCAATGA
- a CDS encoding ROK family protein, with protein MYIGVDLGGTGIKAGLVDEKGNILHKDSCPTRAMEDYKVIVADMADLIKKVLNDTDTNTSEIKTIGIGCPGSIDDKNGVVIYANNLNLHDAPLAEELKKYYDVPVYVSNDANCAALGEFFALDDENITDIVAITLGTGVGSGIIINKKIFTGTNGIGGELGHTVIKANGEKCTCGRNGCWEAYASATALIREAEKAAKENPDSYLAKLVAENGGKANGRIPFAATEKGDEAGKKVIDKYILDVAEGIVNIINTFQPHAIVIGGGVSNAGDALLKPIEEYSKEHCYGGIFQTKISIAKLGNDAGIIGAAFLGK; from the coding sequence ATGTATATCGGAGTAGATTTGGGAGGCACGGGAATTAAGGCCGGTCTTGTTGACGAAAAGGGAAACATTCTTCACAAAGACAGCTGTCCCACGCGGGCAATGGAGGATTATAAGGTTATCGTTGCGGATATGGCTGACCTTATAAAGAAAGTTTTGAACGACACCGACACAAACACGTCGGAAATCAAAACTATCGGCATAGGCTGTCCCGGATCGATTGACGACAAAAACGGCGTTGTTATATATGCAAACAATCTTAATCTTCACGACGCACCGCTCGCGGAGGAACTTAAAAAATACTATGATGTTCCCGTTTATGTGAGCAACGACGCAAACTGTGCGGCGCTCGGCGAATTTTTCGCGCTTGACGACGAAAACATTACCGATATTGTTGCAATAACTCTCGGCACGGGTGTCGGAAGCGGAATTATCATAAACAAAAAAATATTCACCGGCACAAACGGTATCGGCGGTGAACTCGGACACACGGTTATAAAGGCGAACGGCGAAAAATGCACCTGCGGACGAAACGGCTGCTGGGAGGCGTATGCGTCGGCAACAGCGCTTATAAGAGAGGCTGAAAAGGCGGCGAAAGAAAATCCCGATTCGTATCTTGCAAAGCTTGTTGCGGAAAACGGCGGTAAGGCAAACGGCAGAATTCCCTTTGCTGCAACCGAAAAAGGCGACGAGGCAGGCAAAAAGGTTATAGATAAATATATTTTGGACGTTGCGGAGGGAATTGTTAACATTATAAACACATTCCAGCCCCACGCGATTGTTATAGGCGGAGGAGTGAGCAACGCAGGCGACGCGCTTTTGAAACCTATCGAGGAATATTCCAAAGAGCATTGCTACGGCGGAATTTTTCAGACAAAAATTTCCATTGCAAAGCTCGGAAACGACGCAGGAATTATCGGCGCGGCATTTTTGGGCAAATAA